ATCGGCGTCGTCCGTCCCGTCGCGAGCGCCGAACGTCGCTCTCGACTCCTCGGGCGCTCGCCAGTAGCGGTCGCCGGCGTGCGGGCTCGCCAGCTCCAGTTCGCCGACCGCGCCCTGGTCGCGCTCGCGGCCGTCGTCGTCGACGACGCGCGCGTCGACGTGCATCGCGGGCACGCCGACGCTGTCGGCCTTCTCGCGTGTCCAGCCCTCGGGCATCGCGAAGTTGTTCGGCCCGCACTCCGTGAGGCCGTACCCCTGCGAGAGGTCGACGCCGCGATCCCACCACGCCTCCATGACGCTCTGCCGGCACGGGCCGCCGCCGGACTTCGCGAACCGCAGCGTCGAGAGGTCCGCCTCCGCCCACCCGTCGGCCGCCGTCATCATCCGCAGGACGGCGGGGACCGCGACCAGCACGGTCGCGTCGTCCTCGTCGACGATCCCGAGCACCTGCTCGGCGTCGAACTCGCGCGCGATCACGACCTCCGCGCCGAGGTGGAACAGGGGGACGGTGAGGACGTTCCATCCGCCCGTGTGGAACATCGGGAACACCATCGGCGTCACGTCCTCCGGGCGCAGCCCCCACGCCGTGATCGTGTTGAACGAGTTCCACGCGATGGAGCCGTGCGTGAGCACCGTCTCCTTCGGCGTCCCCGTCGACCCGCCCGTGTGCAGGAACACGTGCGCGTCGTCCATCCCGAGGTCGGGACCGTCGAACGCCGAGGTGTCGTCGGGAACCGCCTCGTCGAAGGCGTCGTACCGCGAGTCGCCGAGCCCCAGGACGGGGCCGTCGTAGTCGCAGGCGTCGTGGGCGAGCGCCGCCGCGACGTCGTCGTCGAACGCACCCTCCACGACCACGAGCGACGGCGCGACGTCCTCGAGTAACTCGGCGAGCTCGCGCTCGGCGAGCCGGTGACTGAGCGGCGCGAGCACGCCCCCCGTCTTCCCCGTCGCGAAGAACAGGTCGACGAGCGCGGGGCGGTTCCGGGAGACGACCGCGACACGGCCGCCGACCGCAGCCTCGCCGACCGCGTCTGCGTTCGGTGCAGATTCGGCGGCATCGCTGTCCGCACTGACGCCGTGCGCGGCGAGCAAGCGCGCGGTCGCGTTCGCGCGCTCGTCGAGTTCGCGGTACGTGAACGCCTCGCCCGTCGTCGCGTCCCGCAACCCGACCGCGTCCGGCGACAGCCGCCGACGGCGCGCGCTCCAGTCCCCCACCCAGTCGTACGGCCGCGACCCGTGCCCGTGGACCGTCATGCCTCTGCGTCCCCGACTCCGTTCCCGGCCTCGTCCGCCGCCTCGATGCGGTCGACGTGCGCCCGGAGGCCGTCGGTCACGGCGTCCGGTTCCTCGACGAAGAACAGGTGCGAGCCGCCCTCGTACAGTTCCAGGTCGCTTTCCGGGAGGTGCTCGTGGACCTGTCGACCGTTCTCGACGGGTAGCACGCGGTCGCCGGTGCCGTGCAGGACGAGCGCCGGCACCTCCACCTCGCCGAGCCACGGCGTCGAGTCGAACGCCAGCACCGCCTCCGCCTGCATGTTCCGCGCCGCGTCGCTCGCGTCCGACGCCAGGCGCCAGTCGACGACGTCCTCGATCAGGTCCCGATTTCCGGTCCAGAACGACTCCGTCATCGCCGGCCGCATCTTGTGCCTGATCGCTTCGCGCTCGTCCGCGTCCGCTGGCACCGAGAACATCCGCGCCTGCGTCTCCTCCGGGATGGGGACGGACTCCGGACCGCCGTGGCTCGTACACAGGAGCGTCAGCGACGTCGCGCGGTCGTAGTCGCGAGCGTACCGCTGCGCGGTCATCCCACCCATGCTCGCGCCGACGACGTGCGCCGACTCGACGCCCTCCGCGTCGAGCACGGCCTCCAGGTCGCTCGCGAACGCCGCGATCGAGTACGCCCCGGGATCCTCGGGCGCATCGCTCTCGCCAGTCCCCCGGTTGTCGAACGCGATCGTCCGGTACGCCGAGAGGCGCTCGCGCTGGAACCGCCACATCCACCGCCCATAGCCCAGTCCCTCGCAGAACGCGACGACGGGCGCGTCCGGCGGCCCGTCGACGTCGTACGCGATACCCACTCCATCGTTCCGAACCCGTGGCATACCATCACAGTCAGCCACGAGCACCCTGAATCTCCTGATTTACATGTTAACCCGATAGGCTAATTGCGACCGAGTAACAGGGACGTACATGCCAGTTGCGTCCGTCGGCGACACCGCCGGCGCCACGAAGACGATCACGCGAACGGACATCGAAGCGTACGCCGACCTCGTCGGCGACACGAACCCGATCCACGTCGACGACGACTACGCCGAAGCCACAATGTTCGACGGCCGCGTCGCCCACGGCATGCTCTCCGCCGGCGTCGTCTCCGCCGCCCTCGCCGACCTCGCGGGCGACGTCGTCTACCTCTCCCAGGACCTCCAGTTCGAGGCGCCCGTCCACCCCGGCGACACCGTCACCGCGACCGCAGACGTCGTCGAGGACGTCGGAAACGACCAGCTCCGCGTCCAGACGACCGTCGTCACCGGCGACGACACCGACGAGCCGACGACCGTCCTCTCCGGGGACGCCATCGTCATGAGCGTCCCCCACGATCCCCAACCGGCCGAACCCGAGTCTACCGGCTCCGAATCCGAACCGGCCGATTCCGAATCCGAGCCGGAAGCCGAGACCTGCGACGACTGAGTGCCAGGTTCCACTCGAAACCGTCTCCCCACTTTTCGACCGACACCGAGCGAGTACCGACCGACACCGAGCGAGTACCAGCCAACATCGAGCGAGTGCCGACCGACACCGAGCGAGTGCCGACCGACACCGAGCGAGTACCAGCCAACATCGAGCGAGTGCCGACCGACACCGAGCGGTTACTGACCGTGGATTCACCGGTTTCGAGACCGCGTCGTGGACCTCAGCGGTCGTGCCGTCGTTCCTCCTCGTGCTCCGCGTCCGGCGGCCGTGCGTCGAACGGCCCCACGAACAGCGTCGACCGCGACAGCGTCGCCAGCCGGAACACGTACGCGATCAGTAGCGTGAACGGCGCCAGCGCCACCGTCACCGCCGCACTCACGAACAATAGCTGCGCGTCGACGACCCACACCTGCCCCGGGAACACGTCCGGCGCGTACACCTGCGACGCGACGTACGACGCCACGACCGCCGGCAACCCCACGTACAGGAGCGCCTGGGACAACCCGATGTACTCCTCGCGCAAGTACACCGTCTTCATGTACTCTCGCGCCACCGTGAAGAACTCGAACAGGTCCTCCAGGTCGTCGAACGCTTCGTCCAGAGACTCGAACTCCTCACCGGGATCCGCCGGTGCAGACGCCTGCACCAGCCCGTGTAACTCCCGCACCGACCGCACCTTCTCCGTGATCGCAAACCGCAGCGACGCCGAGACGACGTCGAACTCCCCGAACTCGCTCGCCTCGACCAACTCCCGGACCGCCGCCGCCTCCGCGACGACGTCCCGCACCAGCAAGCTCGTGCGCTCGGCCAGCTCGCCGTCCTCGCCGTCGTACCGGCTCACCGCCGTCTCGAGTTCGGACGAGGACTCCGCGATCTCCGCCAGCAGCAGGTCGAGGAACGTCGACGCCGACGCCGGACTCACCCGCACGCCCGTGAGCTCCGCGACCTGCTCGCGCAACTCCACGGACTGCTCGTAGCGCTCGCGCTGCTCGCCGACCGGCCCCAGTCCCGGCGACAGCACGAGCTGGTTGATCGAGAGCACGATCACCACGACCGAGACGATCGACTTCATCAACTCCACGAGCACGCTCCCCGGCGACACGCCCGTCGTCAGGAACGACTCGACGCCCCCCGGCCCGAACGTCCCAGCGAACAGGATCGTCGCAAACACTCCCGACAGGAGTAAGGCAGTCACGAGGACGCGGTCGGCGTCCAGGAGGAACCATCGCTTCGCCGACAACCACCGTCGCCCCAGCGCGCTCTGGGGCGGCCGCACGTCCGTCGCGTCGTCTATCTTGCGGATCGGCTCCGGTTCGCCGTCCTCGCGCATCGTACCCGAACCCAGTACCAAGGGCGGCTTTAGTAGCCGGTACGTACCGCACCGAGTCCACGGTCGAGCAGCCGTGCAGCCGTGCGACCGTGCGGCCTGCAGCCGTGCGGCTGTGCGGCCGTTGGACTGTGCGGCCGTTGGACTGTGCGGCCGTGCGGCTACGGGGCGACGCCGACGGTCAGCAGCGTCCCGTACTCGCGGTAGCGCTCCGTCATCGCCTCGCGCGTCTCCCAGTCGTCGGAGGGGAACTCGCTCTCGTCGGGGATCTCGATGTCGCGGTCCGGAATGGTGTCCTGCTCTGCGACGACGAAGCCCGCGTCGCGGAACGCCGCACGGTACTCGTCGCGACTCCACCGCGTCATCTCGACGCCAATCGAGTCCTGCCAGTCGTGACTGTGGACGTTCTCCTCGTAGTAGTTCACCGCACAGTAGAACGTCCCGCCCGGTCGCAGCACTCGCCCGACCTCCCGGAGCGTCTCCTCGGGGTCGCTCGCGTAGTAGAACGCTTCCATCGTCCAGACGTGGTCGACGCTGTCGTCCGCGAACGGCAGACTCCCGAAGTCCCCGACGACGTACCCGACGTCCGCGTCGTCCGTGTACCCGCGCGCGTTCCGCGTCATCTCCGGCGACCCGTCCAGCCCGTACACCCGGCCCGCGTCGTCGGCGTCCTTCAACGCACGTCCGGCGTACCCGCTCCCGCAGCCCAGGTCGAGGACGACGTCCCCGGCCTCCACCGGCATCCGCGCCAGCGCGTGCTTCGCCGTGTGCCAGTGTCGGTCCTCCATGCCCTTGTCGCGGCCGTCGGCCGCCCACGCGTCGAACTCCTCGCGAACGCTCATGGTCGACTCCAGACGCGCCCCCGTCAAAACCCGTTCGCTCCAGCACTCGCTCGATCCAGGCCCGGCAAAGTTACCCCACGCAATCTGACGAAGTTACCCCACGCAATCTGACGAAGTTACCCCACGCGATTCGACACAGTTACCCCACAGTTGGAACGGGGGCGTTCGAATCGGTTCGAGTCGATTCGAGTCGGTGCGAGTCGGTTCGGGGGACGTCGCCCCGTTCCCCGAGGGTTTTTCTACGGCGGCGGCGTCGCTCGCGGCATGGTCGGCCGACGGAAGCGGTACGCGCTCGCCGACACCGCCCAACAGCTCGTCGGCGGGTTCCTGCTCGCGGGCCCGTTCGTCGTCACCGAGGAGGTCTGGGTACTCGCGTCGAACATGACGGTCCTGCACGCACTCGTCACCACCGGCATCGTGTTCGCGATCGGGTACGGCGCGCTCTACAAGGCCGACGACGAACGCGACCCCGACCAGGAGGCCGAAGTCGCCGGCATCCCCGTCCGATTCGTCTCCCTGATGCTCGTCGCGTTCGGCTCCGTCACCATCCTCGCGCTCGCGTTCTCCGCCCCCACGACGTTCCTCGTCGGCGAAGACGCGATCCTCGGCGAGACCGCACCGAGCACGATGGACCTCGCGACGAACACGCTCAAGGCTGTGAGCGTCGGCGCCATCTTCAGCGTCGTCGGGGCCGCCACCGCCGACAGCGTCTTCTAAACGCCGACAGCGCCGACGGCGCTATTTGAGCCCCGAAACCGGCGACAGCGTCTGCCGCACGTTGTCGCAGGGAGCAGTCGTCGCGTCCCAGCCATCCCGTGCTAGCGAACCGCAAGCGGGCACCCGAACGCCTAAGTCTATCCCGCCGGTTCCACCCGACTATGGACTACACCCTCGCCGTAGACGGGACCGAGGACACCATCCCCGGAGGCACAGGCATCCTCCTCGTCCACCCGTCGACAGGCGAAACCGACCGCATCGACACCGACTTCCTCCGCGACGACACCGACCACTTCCTCGTCATCTCCACGCGAACCACCGCCCGAGAAGTCCGACAGAAACTCGACTACTACGACGTCGACGAAGACAAGGCCGTCATCCTCGACACGCTCAGCGTCGAGCGCGGCTACTCGCGACGCTCCAGCGACAACGTCCACTACGTCTCCGCGCCCGACGACCTGGACGGCATCGTCGAGCAAGCCGAACGATTCCTGCAAGCGTACGACGGCAAACTCCGCCTCAGCGTCGACTCCATCACCGAACTCGCGTACTACGCCGGCGAGGAACAGACCGAGGACGCCGTCGGCCGCCTGCTCGACCTCCTCGCGGAGTACGACGCCGTCGGCCTCTTCCACCTCTCCGAAGAAGTCCACGACGACGACGTCGTCGCCTCCTACCGCGACCGCTTCGACGTCGTCGTCGACCTCGACGTCGACGGCAACGTCGAACTCACCGACTGACCGAATCGGTTCTACATCATGTCCGACAACACCGATAGCGACCGCGACGAGTACGTCGGCGAGTACGATAAGCTCGTTCGCGACGACATCCCGTCGGTCGTCCGCGAGGACGGCAACAAACCGGTGACCCGGCGCGTCGACGGCGACGAGTACGAGCGCTACCTCGCCGCGAAGCTCGTCGAGGAAGCGACGGAGTACGCCGCCGCGCTCGGCGACGACAACGACACCGAGGCCGACGACGAGGACCCGATCTCGGAACTCGCGGACGTCCACGCCGTCCTCGACGCGATCGTCGCCGCCAGCGACCACTCGACAGAGGCCGTCGCGGCC
The Halorubellus sp. JP-L1 DNA segment above includes these coding regions:
- a CDS encoding nucleoside triphosphate pyrophosphohydrolase, with protein sequence MSDNTDSDRDEYVGEYDKLVRDDIPSVVREDGNKPVTRRVDGDEYERYLAAKLVEEATEYAAALGDDNDTEADDEDPISELADVHAVLDAIVAASDHSTEAVAARVREKASDRGGFADGVVLERIVAGDDD
- a CDS encoding alpha/beta fold hydrolase, with translation MPRVRNDGVGIAYDVDGPPDAPVVAFCEGLGYGRWMWRFQRERLSAYRTIAFDNRGTGESDAPEDPGAYSIAAFASDLEAVLDAEGVESAHVVGASMGGMTAQRYARDYDRATSLTLLCTSHGGPESVPIPEETQARMFSVPADADEREAIRHKMRPAMTESFWTGNRDLIEDVVDWRLASDASDAARNMQAEAVLAFDSTPWLGEVEVPALVLHGTGDRVLPVENGRQVHEHLPESDLELYEGGSHLFFVEEPDAVTDGLRAHVDRIEAADEAGNGVGDAEA
- a CDS encoding MaoC family dehydratase — translated: MPVASVGDTAGATKTITRTDIEAYADLVGDTNPIHVDDDYAEATMFDGRVAHGMLSAGVVSAALADLAGDVVYLSQDLQFEAPVHPGDTVTATADVVEDVGNDQLRVQTTVVTGDDTDEPTTVLSGDAIVMSVPHDPQPAEPESTGSESEPADSESEPEAETCDD
- a CDS encoding AMP-binding protein produces the protein MTVHGHGSRPYDWVGDWSARRRRLSPDAVGLRDATTGEAFTYRELDERANATARLLAAHGVSADSDAAESAPNADAVGEAAVGGRVAVVSRNRPALVDLFFATGKTGGVLAPLSHRLAERELAELLEDVAPSLVVVEGAFDDDVAAALAHDACDYDGPVLGLGDSRYDAFDEAVPDDTSAFDGPDLGMDDAHVFLHTGGSTGTPKETVLTHGSIAWNSFNTITAWGLRPEDVTPMVFPMFHTGGWNVLTVPLFHLGAEVVIAREFDAEQVLGIVDEDDATVLVAVPAVLRMMTAADGWAEADLSTLRFAKSGGGPCRQSVMEAWWDRGVDLSQGYGLTECGPNNFAMPEGWTREKADSVGVPAMHVDARVVDDDGRERDQGAVGELELASPHAGDRYWRAPEESRATFGARDGTDDADGEADDGGAEPAWVSTGDLARVDADGYVHIEGRKKEMFVSGGENVYPAEVEDVLSQHAKVDDVVVVPVPDDTWGEVGKAVVQGDESLTLADLEAFCDGKLARFKIPAHLAFVDEMPTSGPSKIDRGAIEERFGEGA
- a CDS encoding DUF2391 family protein, whose protein sequence is MVGRRKRYALADTAQQLVGGFLLAGPFVVTEEVWVLASNMTVLHALVTTGIVFAIGYGALYKADDERDPDQEAEVAGIPVRFVSLMLVAFGSVTILALAFSAPTTFLVGEDAILGETAPSTMDLATNTLKAVSVGAIFSVVGAATADSVF
- a CDS encoding class I SAM-dependent methyltransferase, giving the protein MSVREEFDAWAADGRDKGMEDRHWHTAKHALARMPVEAGDVVLDLGCGSGYAGRALKDADDAGRVYGLDGSPEMTRNARGYTDDADVGYVVGDFGSLPFADDSVDHVWTMEAFYYASDPEETLREVGRVLRPGGTFYCAVNYYEENVHSHDWQDSIGVEMTRWSRDEYRAAFRDAGFVVAEQDTIPDRDIEIPDESEFPSDDWETREAMTERYREYGTLLTVGVAP